The following DNA comes from Nitrospirota bacterium.
TGTTCCATTTACTTTAACGACCGTATTTCCGCCGAGTCCTTTTGTAAGAAGTATCACAGCGGCGCCTCCTGCCTCTTTGCCGAAGTTGGTGTCGTAGGCTGATGACGCGCCCGAACGCACCAGATGCCCCGGCGTCACCTCACGCACTTCAGGTATTTTATAAACGCCCGGAACGAACATGCCCGTCCTCTTCATAAACTCCTTGATCTCAGGGTCTTCCTTCATCCTCTTCTCAATCTGCTGCCTCACATACTTGCCTGCGCCTGCGAGTTTTTTATGCCCGAAAGCGTCAACGCCTGCTGACTCGTCATAAAGCAATTCCCCTGAAGCGGTAGTCACACCTTCCGCAGCTACGATTGAATATGTGCCTGCCTTTACATCGCTGCGTTCTATCCTCGCAAGGAACCTCTTCTTCACATGCGCGTATACGATATCAAAATCAACCGGTATCTCAGGTATCAGGATACAGTCAGCATCACCGCCGATGCCGCCTCTGAAGGCTGTATGCCCGGCGTACCTGCCGAACGCCTCAAACACGATAACACGGTTATGCGTATTGCCCGTGGTCTTAAGCTCCCTTACAAATGTCGCGATCCTGTTGATAGCTGAATCGCCGCCTACGCTGTAGGTCTGCAGGTCAAGATCCATGGTCTTTGGAGCATGCACGCAGGCGATCCCCTGAGCAGCAAGGTCAACCATCACACTTCCTGAATCATCGCCCCCGCTTATGACAAGCCCGTCTATTTTGAATTTTTCCAGACCCTTTTTGATCCTCTCATACTTATGCTCATCTTCGATCTTCTTGACCTTCACCCTTGAGTTCCCGGCTTCAGAACCGGCCATATCCGCCTGGATCAGATCAAGCCTCTCAGGTGTGAGCACAACGACCTTATCCATATCTACGAGATTGTAGAGCCCGGCATATCCATTAGGAATAATGACCGCCTCGATGCCCATTGAATTTGCCATCTGCGCCGCGCCCTTGATAACTCCGTTAATGCCTCCGCAATCTCCACCGCTTGTAAGTATGCCTATTCTTTTAATGCTCATATTGATGCTCCTTTCTTTAAGAGATTAATTCTGAATAATGCGTAAATTTTACCACATTACATTATCGTCTGCCAGAATTAATTTTTCATTGACCACTCGTTGAATATGTGCTACTTTTACTCAGTGGTTCAGATAATACATGGTTGCGTTGTAAATGGAGGCGATTGTGAAGTCTGTAACATCATATGAGAATTTCCCTTTTTCGATGGTTCTCTTCGCGGTCCTGGTGAATGTTTCGATCTATGCACTTGGTGTTGTCATACTTGTCGGCTTCGGAAATATTATGGCTGCGCTCTATCTTCTTTACTGTCTCGGCGTCGAGATCCATGTTATGAAAATGAGCTGTGTTGATTGTTACTACTACGGTAAATGGTGCGCATTCGGCAGGAGCAAAGCGGTCCCGCTCCTTTTCAAGCAGGGAGAGCCAAAAAGGTTTACTTCCAAATGTATATCATGGAAAGAATTGCTGCCTGATATTCTTGTTTCACTTATTCCGCTTGTCGGAGGGACTGCACTCCTGATCCGGGGTTTCTCATTGAGCATGGCTATGATGCTCGCGGCGCTGGTGGCGTTATCTTTCGGAGGCAATTACATTGTTAGGAGCAAAATAGCCTGCAAATACTGTAAGCAGCGTGAACTCGGCTGTCCCGCGGAGCAGTTTTTCAACAAACAGCAATCATAGTGGTTTTGAAGATGACTTGTCGGTTTTCTTTACAGCGTCCCTTTGGTCGAAGGCACGCCCTTTGTCTTCGGATGTATCTTGACAGCGGTTAGCACAATTGATAACATTACAAAATGACTGATATAAAGTATAAACCCGTTTCACATGACCATGAGGCTTTCCTCAAAAAGGCCTCAAAACGGAAAGGGTTCAGAAAAGCATACGAAGACCTGGAAGAAGAGTATCTGCTTACCCGTGAAATGCTTGCTGCTCGTTCAAAATTCGGCCTTACGCAGGAAGCAGTTGCAAAGTTGATGGGAACGACAAAAAGCGCGGTATCACGTTTGGAAGCTGCGGGTAAGCATGCCCCGTCTCTGACTACGCTCAAGAAGTATGCACGGGCAGTCGGTTGTCACTTGGAGATCAAGCTCGTTCCTAACGCTCAACTAACCAAGCGCTCAACTCGGCCCGTCAAAAAACAGGCGGCAGGTTAACTTCTCATTATGATAAATTTAAGCAAAAAAGCAGCCGATAGATTTAAGATGAAATGGCAGAGTTTACCTGAGCGTTCCGGCGATAATTGGAAAATAGATATCATAATGATCGAGCGGACTCCTATGCTGCTGATCATACATGAGTACACCCTTTTCACATTGGTTCGCCGCAAATCAGAGTTTAAATCTATTCCGGATATCGCAGAAGAAATCCGCAAATGCTGTCCATGGTATCGCTATACAGGAGAAATATCGATAGGTAAAAACAATGACCGGAGATTAATCGGCAGTATAAATGAAATAAAATTTCAAATAGAAGGGGAATTTTTACCGAATCAAATTAACGCAATGGAAATGCAAATCAATGATTGTCTCTATTCTTACTTATCGCCTCGCAAGCGTGATTACGGCAAACCATTTGAAGCAGTTGAGGAATATTCAAAAGGGCTTTGGCCGGAACAAACACTTGATGTGTCTTAATCCCTATCAATGTTTCCGCTTGTACAATGTATAGAATTGACAACGGGTGACGTTTGTGTACATAATATGATACACAAACGGAGGATACAACCATGAAGTTTTTGAGCGTCCGGGATTTAAGAGGCAAATCAGCGCAGATATGGAAAGAGCTGCCTGATGAAAAAGAGATGATCGTTACCAGCAACGGCCGGCCGATAGCGATTCTTGCGGCAATAACCGAGGCAAATCTTGAGGAATCGCTGTCGGCATTCCGTAGGTCGCGCGCCGTTGAGGCTGTTGTTTCTCTCCAGCGGAGGTCTGTAGAGAAAGGAACTGACAAGATTTCGATGGATGAGATCAATGCTGAAATTAAATCTGTCCGTAAAAAGCGTGCATGACGGACATTGTCATTGACACCAATGTTCTCGTTGCGGGTCTTTTATCGCCGTTCGGAACCTGCGGCGAAATCGTGCGCATGGTCTCAGCCGGTGAACTGACCCTCTCCTATGATGCAAGGATACTGTCAGAATACGACGAGGTGCTGAGGCGACCGAGGTTTGGATTTGAAGAAGAAAAGGTTGCCGTATTTCTTGATTATATCGTGCATCGCGGCCGGGCTGTTGCGCCCTCCCCTTTGCCGCGTCCGCTTCCTGATCCGGATGATGAACCGTTTCTCGAAGCCGCTCTTGCGAGTCAAGCTTTATGTCTTGTTACAGGAAATCAAAAACATTTTCCTGCTGAAAGATGCCGTGGCGTTAACGTCATTTCACCAAATGAGTTTCTGATCTTCTTCAAAAAGCAACAGGCAAAAAAGAAACACATAACAAAGCGCTCAACCCTAAAGCGCAAAAAATAGAGCGCCTGCCACTTTTTCTTTACAGAGACCCTTTGGTCGAAGGCACGCCCTTTATCTTTGGATGTATCTTGACAGCAGACTGAAGCGACCTGCCGAAGCCTTTAAATATAGCTTCAAAGATGTGGTGAAGGTCGCGGCCGTAGCTGAGATTTATATGCAGGTTCATGCCTGCCGCATTTGAGACCGACCTGAAGAAGTCCTCGAACAGAGAGACATCTATATCCTTTATCTTCCTGCCGCCTTTCGGAAGCTTGACGTTGTATACAAGATAAGGCCTGCCGCTCAGGTCGATAGCTATCTGCGCGAGGCACTCATCCATCGGGGTAAGTGATTCGCCGTATCTCCTGATACTCTCTTTGTTTCCAAGCGCGTCTTTTATCGCAGCACCAAGAACAATTCCAAGGTCTTCTATGAGGTGATGATAATCAACATCAATGTCGCCTTTTGCCTCTACAGTGAGATCCAGATGGCCGTGCTTTGACATAAGGTTCAGCATGTGGTCAACAAAAGGGATCGATGTGTTTACTTTATAAGTGCCCTTGCCGTCAAGATTAATGCTCGCCTTGATATTCGTCTCTTTTGTCTTTCTCTCGACCTTTGCTTTTCTCGCCATTATATCCCCCTAATTAAATTCGTATATTCTCTGTTTTTATAATTCGTCATTCCGACTTGTTCGGAATCTTCCCCTCTAATAAGAGGGGTTAGGGGTGTGTTTATCTCAACATCCCCCTGTATCCCCCTTTTCTAAGGGGGAATTTCAAAAACTAATTTTATTGTGATAACTGCTTTAAATTTTTAAGAAAGAAATTATTCTCTTTTGGAGTCCCGACAGTCACCCTGAGACAGCCGTCAACAACGCCATGCATGTTCCTTATAAGTATGCCGCTTTTAAGAAGCATCCTGTGGACCGTATCTGAATCCTCAACCTTAAACAAAATGAAATTGGCATCAGAAGGAAAAGGCAGAACGCCGTCTATCTTCTGCATCTCTTTAAAAAGCCTCTTTCTCTCTGAGACGATCAGCTTTATCTTGGAGCCTGTGATCTTATCGCCCTTCAGCGTCTTGACCGCCATT
Coding sequences within:
- a CDS encoding type II toxin-antitoxin system Phd/YefM family antitoxin; protein product: MKFLSVRDLRGKSAQIWKELPDEKEMIVTSNGRPIAILAAITEANLEESLSAFRRSRAVEAVVSLQRRSVEKGTDKISMDEINAEIKSVRKKRA
- a CDS encoding 6-phosphofructokinase, producing the protein MKRIGILTSGGDCGGINGVIKGAAQMANSMGIEAVIIPNGYAGLYNLVDMDKVVVLTPERLDLIQADMAGSEAGNSRVKVKKIEDEHKYERIKKGLEKFKIDGLVISGGDDSGSVMVDLAAQGIACVHAPKTMDLDLQTYSVGGDSAINRIATFVRELKTTGNTHNRVIVFEAFGRYAGHTAFRGGIGGDADCILIPEIPVDFDIVYAHVKKRFLARIERSDVKAGTYSIVAAEGVTTASGELLYDESAGVDAFGHKKLAGAGKYVRQQIEKRMKEDPEIKEFMKRTGMFVPGVYKIPEVREVTPGHLVRSGASSAYDTNFGKEAGGAAVILLTKGLGGNTVVKVNGTKISYKPTAEVIKQRHVSLDIVSFYETLGVCFGRKPEAYNPEVSEEKGEIERMH
- a CDS encoding helix-turn-helix transcriptional regulator — its product is MTDIKYKPVSHDHEAFLKKASKRKGFRKAYEDLEEEYLLTREMLAARSKFGLTQEAVAKLMGTTKSAVSRLEAAGKHAPSLTTLKKYARAVGCHLEIKLVPNAQLTKRSTRPVKKQAAG
- the hisB gene encoding imidazoleglycerol-phosphate dehydratase HisB — encoded protein: MARKAKVERKTKETNIKASINLDGKGTYKVNTSIPFVDHMLNLMSKHGHLDLTVEAKGDIDVDYHHLIEDLGIVLGAAIKDALGNKESIRRYGESLTPMDECLAQIAIDLSGRPYLVYNVKLPKGGRKIKDIDVSLFEDFFRSVSNAAGMNLHINLSYGRDLHHIFEAIFKGFGRSLQSAVKIHPKIKGVPSTKGSL
- a CDS encoding putative toxin-antitoxin system toxin component, PIN family, with amino-acid sequence MTDIVIDTNVLVAGLLSPFGTCGEIVRMVSAGELTLSYDARILSEYDEVLRRPRFGFEEEKVAVFLDYIVHRGRAVAPSPLPRPLPDPDDEPFLEAALASQALCLVTGNQKHFPAERCRGVNVISPNEFLIFFKKQQAKKKHITKRSTLKRKK